A single region of the Diadema setosum chromosome 14, eeDiaSeto1, whole genome shotgun sequence genome encodes:
- the LOC140238083 gene encoding aspartate--tRNA ligase, cytoplasmic-like isoform X1: MSEVAGKEQGEGQLSKNALKKQQKEAEKAAKRAERKAQQAAAADAAEGDDFAKDRYGNLPLIQSQHKIEREITRVEGLTADRVDQKVWVRARLHTSRSKGKQCFIVLRQQQFNAQGLLCVSDKVSKQMVKFASNITKESIVDVEGVIARVPQPIESCTQKDVELHIEQIFVVSAAEPRLPLQIEDASRPEAHGDDEVALATVGQDVRLDNRVLDLRTTTNQAIFRFEAGVVAEFRKAMQKRDFVELQMPKIISAASEGGANVFTVSYFKNNAYLAQSPQLYKQMGIAADFERVYTIGAVFRAEDSNTHRHLCEFVGLDCEMAFKYHYHEALDTIGNIFNDIFWGLRDNYQTEINTIRRQFPSEDFKFLDPPLRLEWPEAIKMLREAGVEIDDLEDLSTPNEKFLGRLVREKYDTDFYILDKFPLCIRPFYTMPDPNNPEYSNSYDCFMRGEEIMSGAQRIHDPTFLMERAKHHDVDTSKIKAYIDAFRYGVAPHAGGGIGLERVTMLYLGLDNIRKTSLFPRDPKRLTP, from the exons ATGTCAGAAGTTGCAGGCAAAGAACAAGG GGAAGGGCAGCTGTCCAAGAATGCCTTGAAGAAACAGCAGAAGGAGGCAGAGAAGGCTGCCAAGAGAGCTGAGAGAAAAGCACAGCag GCTGCTGCAGCGGATGCTGCAGAAGGGGATGACTTTGCCAAGGATCGCTATGGCAACCTACCGCTGATTCAGTCGCAACACAAGATAG AGCGAGAGATCACCCGTGTTGAGGGGTTGACGGCCGACAGAGTGGACCAGAAGGTGTGGGTGAGAGCCAGGCTGCACACCAGTAGGAGCAAAG GCAAACAGTGCTTTATCGTCCTCAGGCAGCAGCAGTTCAATGCCCAGGGTCTTCTGTGCGTCAGTGACAAGGTCAGCAAACAGATGGTCAAGTTTGCTTCCAA CATCACAAAAGAATCAATCGTGGACGTTGAGGGAGTGATTGCCCGCGTACCTCAACCTATCGAGAGCTGTACACAGAAAGATGTAGAACTCCACATTGAACAG ATCTTTGTTGTGAGTGCAGCAGAGCCCAGGCTGCCCCTGCAGATCGAAGATGCCTCTCGACCCGAGGCACATGGTGATGATGAGGTTGCCCTGGCAACAGTTGGCCAAGATGTCCGCCTCGACAATCGGGTTCTTGACCTCAGG ACTACTACGAACCAAGCAATCTTCCGCTTTGAGGCTGGTGTTGTTGCAGAGTTCCGCAAAGCGATGCAGAAGCGCGACTTTGTAGAGCTGCAAATGCCCAAAATCATCTCAG CTGCCAGTGAGGGCGGGGCCAACGTGTTCACTGTGTCCTATTTCAAGAACAATGCCTACCTGGCCCAGAGTCCCCAGCTCTACAAGCAGATGGGGATTGCAGCTGACTTCGAGAGAGTCTACACTATTGGAGCAG TTTTCAGAGCCGAGGACTCCAACACTCATCGGCATCTGTGTGAATTTGTTGGCCTGGACTGTGAGATGGCCTTCAAGTATCACTACCATGAG GCCCTGGACACCATTGGCAACATCTTCAACGACATCTTCTGGGGTCTCCGCGACAACTACCAGACGGAGATCAACACCATCCGGCGCCAGTTCCCGTCGGAGGACTTCAagttcctggacccgcccctgcgCCTGGAGTGGCCCGAGGCCATCAAGATGCTGCGAGAGGCGGGAGTGGAGATTGACGACTTGGAGGATCTCAG CACACCAAACGAAAAGTTCTTGGGCCGGCTAGTGAGGGAGAAGTATGATACTGACTTCTACATCCTGGACAAATTTCCCCTCTGCATCAGACCATTCTACACAATGCCTGACCCCAACAATCCA GAGTACTCCAATTCCTATGACTGCTTCATGCGGGGAGAAGAAATCATGTCCGGTGCTCAGCGAATCCACGACCCAACCTTCTTGATGGAGAGAGCCAAGCATCATGATGTTG ACACTTCAAAGATCAAGGCCTACATCGACGCCTTCCGCTACGGAGTGGCCCCCCACGCTGGGGGTGGCATCGGCTTGGAGAGGGTGACCATGCTCTACCTTGGGCTTGACAACATCCGAAAAACATCGCTCTTCCCCCGCGACCCCAAGCGCCTCACGCCATAG
- the LOC140238083 gene encoding aspartate--tRNA ligase, cytoplasmic-like isoform X2: MVKFASNITKESIVDVEGVIARVPQPIESCTQKDVELHIEQIFVVSAAEPRLPLQIEDASRPEAHGDDEVALATVGQDVRLDNRVLDLRTTTNQAIFRFEAGVVAEFRKAMQKRDFVELQMPKIISAASEGGANVFTVSYFKNNAYLAQSPQLYKQMGIAADFERVYTIGAVFRAEDSNTHRHLCEFVGLDCEMAFKYHYHEALDTIGNIFNDIFWGLRDNYQTEINTIRRQFPSEDFKFLDPPLRLEWPEAIKMLREAGVEIDDLEDLSTPNEKFLGRLVREKYDTDFYILDKFPLCIRPFYTMPDPNNPEYSNSYDCFMRGEEIMSGAQRIHDPTFLMERAKHHDVDTSKIKAYIDAFRYGVAPHAGGGIGLERVTMLYLGLDNIRKTSLFPRDPKRLTP; encoded by the exons ATGGTCAAGTTTGCTTCCAA CATCACAAAAGAATCAATCGTGGACGTTGAGGGAGTGATTGCCCGCGTACCTCAACCTATCGAGAGCTGTACACAGAAAGATGTAGAACTCCACATTGAACAG ATCTTTGTTGTGAGTGCAGCAGAGCCCAGGCTGCCCCTGCAGATCGAAGATGCCTCTCGACCCGAGGCACATGGTGATGATGAGGTTGCCCTGGCAACAGTTGGCCAAGATGTCCGCCTCGACAATCGGGTTCTTGACCTCAGG ACTACTACGAACCAAGCAATCTTCCGCTTTGAGGCTGGTGTTGTTGCAGAGTTCCGCAAAGCGATGCAGAAGCGCGACTTTGTAGAGCTGCAAATGCCCAAAATCATCTCAG CTGCCAGTGAGGGCGGGGCCAACGTGTTCACTGTGTCCTATTTCAAGAACAATGCCTACCTGGCCCAGAGTCCCCAGCTCTACAAGCAGATGGGGATTGCAGCTGACTTCGAGAGAGTCTACACTATTGGAGCAG TTTTCAGAGCCGAGGACTCCAACACTCATCGGCATCTGTGTGAATTTGTTGGCCTGGACTGTGAGATGGCCTTCAAGTATCACTACCATGAG GCCCTGGACACCATTGGCAACATCTTCAACGACATCTTCTGGGGTCTCCGCGACAACTACCAGACGGAGATCAACACCATCCGGCGCCAGTTCCCGTCGGAGGACTTCAagttcctggacccgcccctgcgCCTGGAGTGGCCCGAGGCCATCAAGATGCTGCGAGAGGCGGGAGTGGAGATTGACGACTTGGAGGATCTCAG CACACCAAACGAAAAGTTCTTGGGCCGGCTAGTGAGGGAGAAGTATGATACTGACTTCTACATCCTGGACAAATTTCCCCTCTGCATCAGACCATTCTACACAATGCCTGACCCCAACAATCCA GAGTACTCCAATTCCTATGACTGCTTCATGCGGGGAGAAGAAATCATGTCCGGTGCTCAGCGAATCCACGACCCAACCTTCTTGATGGAGAGAGCCAAGCATCATGATGTTG ACACTTCAAAGATCAAGGCCTACATCGACGCCTTCCGCTACGGAGTGGCCCCCCACGCTGGGGGTGGCATCGGCTTGGAGAGGGTGACCATGCTCTACCTTGGGCTTGACAACATCCGAAAAACATCGCTCTTCCCCCGCGACCCCAAGCGCCTCACGCCATAG